A genomic segment from Terriglobia bacterium encodes:
- the mdh gene encoding malate dehydrogenase yields MRKKVTIVGSGNVGATAAHWIASKELADVVLIDIIDGVPQGKGLDLLEAMPIEKRDSHVKGTNDYADTANSDVVVITAGIPRKPGMSRDDLLKTNHKIMADVVGKVVQYSPNCIIIVVSNPLDAMAQAAFKLSGFSRNRVIGMAGVLDSARFRSFIAEELDVSVENVTAFVLGGHGDTMVPLARYSTVAGIPITELMDQATLDRLIKRTRDGGIEIVNYLKTGSAYYAPSSAATEMVEAILKDKKKILPCAAYLEGEYGINGLYVGVPVKLGERGIEKIIEIKLTAEEQAALNKSAAAVKDLVGVIGV; encoded by the coding sequence ATGCGCAAGAAAGTAACCATCGTAGGTTCAGGCAATGTGGGGGCGACCGCGGCACACTGGATCGCTTCCAAGGAGTTGGCCGACGTCGTTCTAATTGACATCATTGACGGCGTACCGCAGGGCAAGGGGCTCGACCTGCTCGAGGCGATGCCGATTGAAAAGCGGGACTCGCACGTGAAGGGCACGAACGATTATGCCGACACCGCGAACTCCGACGTTGTCGTGATCACCGCGGGTATTCCGCGCAAGCCGGGCATGAGCCGCGACGATCTGCTGAAGACCAACCACAAAATCATGGCAGATGTGGTTGGCAAGGTTGTGCAGTATTCGCCGAATTGCATCATCATCGTCGTATCGAACCCCCTGGATGCCATGGCGCAGGCCGCGTTCAAACTGAGCGGCTTCTCACGCAACCGCGTGATCGGCATGGCCGGGGTGCTCGACAGCGCGCGCTTCCGCAGCTTCATCGCGGAAGAACTCGATGTCAGCGTGGAGAACGTTACGGCGTTCGTGCTTGGTGGTCATGGAGACACGATGGTTCCCCTAGCGCGTTACTCGACGGTTGCCGGAATTCCGATTACGGAACTCATGGACCAGGCCACGCTCGACCGGCTGATCAAGCGCACCCGTGACGGCGGTATCGAGATCGTCAATTATTTGAAGACCGGCTCGGCGTACTATGCTCCTTCGTCGGCTGCGACGGAGATGGTGGAGGCGATCCTGAAAGATAAGAAGAAGATCCTGCCTTGCGCAGCCTACCTGGAAGGCGAGTACGGGATCAACGGTCTCTATGTCGGCGTGCCGGTGAAACTGGGCGAGCGCGGCATCGAAAAGATCATTGAGATCAAGCTGACAGCCGAAGAGCAGGCGGCGTTGAACAAGAGCGCGGCCGCGGTAAAGGACCTAGTCGGCGTGATCGGGGTGTAG
- a CDS encoding peptidylprolyl isomerase yields MRKLSVVILLALFSFPSFAQTNEPAKKAAPPARPKAIIQTSLGNITCTLFPDKAPLTVENFIGLAEGTKTWKNPVSGATKEHTPLYDGTIFHRVIPGFMIQGGDPAGNGSGDPGYKFKDEITDLKFDRPGRLAMANSGPNTNGSQFFITEVATPHLNGHHTIFGQCDDLALIEHIASVPRDANDKPRNAVRIRHIKIVQPGAAAEKEAKK; encoded by the coding sequence ATGCGTAAACTCAGCGTAGTCATTCTCCTCGCCCTATTCTCGTTTCCAAGCTTTGCCCAGACAAATGAGCCAGCAAAGAAAGCCGCGCCGCCGGCACGTCCCAAGGCCATCATTCAAACCAGCCTCGGAAACATCACCTGCACTCTCTTTCCCGACAAGGCACCACTCACCGTCGAAAACTTCATCGGCCTAGCCGAAGGTACGAAGACGTGGAAGAATCCCGTCAGCGGTGCGACCAAGGAACACACGCCGCTGTATGACGGCACAATCTTCCATCGCGTAATTCCCGGCTTCATGATCCAGGGCGGCGACCCGGCGGGCAACGGTTCCGGCGATCCCGGCTACAAGTTCAAGGACGAGATCACCGACCTGAAATTCGATCGTCCCGGCCGCCTTGCGATGGCGAACAGCGGGCCGAATACCAACGGCAGCCAGTTCTTCATCACCGAGGTCGCGACGCCGCACCTGAACGGCCACCACACCATCTTCGGCCAGTGCGACGACCTGGCTCTGATCGAGCACATCGCTAGCGTCCCGCGCGACGCCAACGACAAGCCACGCAACGCCGTCCGCATCCGGCACATCAAGATCGTCCAACCCGGCGCAGCCGCCGAGAAAGAGGCGAAGAAATAG
- a CDS encoding NADP-dependent isocitrate dehydrogenase: protein MATTYNGVRLPTSGAKIEFKNGKFEIPDNPIIPYIEGDGTGRDIWKASVRVFDAAVEKAYNGKRKVAWYEVFAGEKAKKMFDTWLPDDTTAAFRDLRIGIKGPLTTPVGGGIRSLNVALRQLLDLYGCVRPVKYYGAPSPVKRPELMNLMIFRENTEDVYAGVEWEQGTPECDKLIAFLNNEMLKGGKKQIRLDSGVGIKPISVTGTKRLVKMALEYALKNGLKKVTLVHKGNIQKFTEGAFRKWGYELATEEFRDKVVTERESWILDNKDQHPEWTVEQNANAVEPGMEFAPEDFRQSVYKEVKTVLDSIYATHGGGKWKSKLMVNDRIADSIFQQIVTRPDEYSVLATPNLNGDYLSDAAAAQVGGLGIAPGANIGAQHAIFEATHGTAPKYADLDVINPGSVMLSGVMMFEFMGWTEAANLIEEGVRRTIEQKKVTYDFHRMMEGATKVKTSEFASHIIENMASMVSTAAR, encoded by the coding sequence ATGGCAACGACATACAACGGAGTGCGGCTCCCAACCAGCGGGGCGAAGATTGAATTTAAGAACGGGAAGTTCGAAATCCCCGACAACCCGATCATTCCTTACATCGAGGGCGACGGCACGGGCCGCGACATCTGGAAGGCTTCCGTGCGGGTGTTCGATGCCGCGGTAGAGAAGGCTTACAACGGCAAGCGCAAAGTGGCATGGTACGAGGTGTTCGCCGGGGAGAAGGCGAAGAAGATGTTCGATACATGGCTGCCGGATGACACCACGGCGGCGTTCCGCGACCTGCGCATAGGCATCAAGGGGCCGTTGACGACACCGGTGGGCGGAGGAATTCGCTCGCTGAACGTGGCACTGCGCCAGTTGCTCGACCTTTATGGGTGCGTCCGGCCAGTGAAGTACTACGGTGCGCCGTCGCCGGTGAAGCGGCCGGAGTTGATGAACCTGATGATCTTCCGCGAGAACACAGAAGACGTTTACGCCGGCGTGGAGTGGGAGCAGGGAACACCGGAATGCGACAAACTGATCGCCTTCCTGAACAACGAGATGCTGAAGGGCGGCAAGAAGCAGATCCGCCTCGATTCCGGCGTCGGCATCAAGCCGATTTCCGTCACCGGAACGAAGCGCCTGGTGAAGATGGCGCTGGAATATGCGCTGAAGAACGGGCTGAAGAAAGTCACGCTGGTGCATAAGGGCAACATCCAGAAGTTCACGGAAGGAGCGTTCCGGAAGTGGGGATACGAACTCGCGACCGAGGAGTTCCGCGACAAGGTTGTGACTGAGCGCGAAAGCTGGATTCTCGACAATAAAGACCAGCATCCGGAATGGACGGTTGAGCAGAACGCGAACGCAGTCGAACCGGGTATGGAGTTCGCGCCCGAAGATTTTCGCCAGAGTGTCTACAAAGAAGTGAAGACCGTGCTCGATTCGATCTATGCCACCCACGGCGGCGGCAAGTGGAAATCGAAACTGATGGTGAACGACCGCATTGCGGATTCGATTTTCCAGCAGATCGTGACGCGTCCGGACGAGTACAGCGTGCTGGCTACGCCGAACCTCAACGGCGATTATCTTTCCGATGCGGCGGCGGCGCAGGTCGGCGGACTCGGGATCGCGCCGGGCGCGAACATCGGGGCGCAGCACGCGATCTTCGAAGCCACGCACGGGACGGCGCCGAAGTACGCCGATCTCGATGTGATCAACCCGGGATCCGTGATGCTCTCGGGCGTGATGATGTTCGAGTTCATGGGCTGGACGGAAGCGGCGAACCTGATCGAAGAAGGCGTTCGCCGGACGATCGAGCAGAAGAAAGTTACGTACGACTTCCATCGGATGATGGAAGGGGCCACGAAGGTGAAGACGAGCGAGTTTGCGTCGCATATCATCGAAAACATGGCGTCGATGGTTTCGACGGCGGCGCGATAA
- a CDS encoding peptidylprolyl isomerase: MAREPGLYATLKTSEGTIVCRLFEKDAPKTVKNFTDLAEGKRDWSDHVSRKKGPGPLYSGTVFHRVIPQFMIQGGDPSGTGMGGPGYKFEDETKGSAHKFDKAGKLAMANSGPNTNGSQFFITVAPTDWLTGNHTIFGEVIEGQDIANKISQVPRGAQDRPKKDVVLEKVTIERV; this comes from the coding sequence ATGGCACGTGAGCCCGGACTTTATGCGACCCTGAAAACCAGCGAAGGCACCATCGTCTGCCGCCTGTTCGAAAAAGACGCCCCCAAAACGGTGAAGAACTTCACCGACCTCGCCGAGGGCAAGCGCGACTGGAGCGACCACGTGAGCCGCAAAAAGGGCCCCGGCCCTCTCTACAGCGGCACCGTCTTCCATCGCGTCATCCCGCAGTTCATGATCCAGGGCGGCGACCCGAGCGGCACCGGCATGGGCGGCCCCGGCTACAAGTTCGAAGACGAAACCAAGGGCTCGGCGCACAAGTTCGATAAGGCGGGCAAACTCGCCATGGCGAACTCCGGCCCCAACACCAACGGCAGCCAGTTCTTCATCACCGTCGCGCCCACCGACTGGCTCACCGGCAACCACACCATTTTCGGCGAGGTCATCGAGGGCCAGGACATCGCGAACAAAATCTCGCAAGTGCCCCGCGGGGCGCAGGACCGTCCGAAAAAAGACGTTGTATTGGAAAAGGTGACAATCGAAAGAGTGTGA